From the Primulina tabacum isolate GXHZ01 chromosome 3, ASM2559414v2, whole genome shotgun sequence genome, one window contains:
- the LOC142540717 gene encoding uncharacterized protein LOC142540717 isoform X3 produces the protein MGGGAMRAAAKLTGVTVATGGIRGITAEHLPISSSKRGPFSVRATATTTSSGEEMKLVSSQSRNSCSESDDWVHTGGEEEVMMWAGEPMPRVVFGGAPTLQEAKEATSELAVTLEKAYLSSRDTANAKHDLGSSLSNSQVDCAKAYGISEIMAPALTSPAVTAFRLLHESSEAQNVVASIACDPNVWTAVLQNSELQEFLHSQKTNSVTGAADHLEKLSTKSSEDSSSDAESEPANSFVDLVQKMKVTLVGMMNNLSDFVQNLFGGKVAKVFANGDGTPRLGAENVMQASFLGLAVMAIVVILFKRR, from the exons ATGGGTGGCGGAGCGATGAGGGCTGCGGCGAAACTGACCGGGGTCACGGTGGCGACTGGTGGTATCCGAGGCATAACGGCGGAGCACCTTCCGATCTCATCATCCAAGCGCGGGCCCTTTTCTGTTCGGGCTACCGCGACCACGACATCGTCGGGGGAGGAAATGAAACTGGTGTCTTCGCAGTCTCGGAACTCGTGCTCGGAGAGTGATGATTGGGTGCACACCGGTGGAGAGGAGGAGGTGATGATGTGGGCCGGTGAGCCGATGCCGAGAGTTGTGTTCGGCGGTGCGCCGACGCTTCAGGAAGCCAAAGAGGCCACATCTGAACTCGCTGTCACTCTTGAAAA GGCATATCTGTCATCTCGAGATACAGCTAATGCTAAACACGACTTGGGCTCATCTCTTTCAAACTCACAAGTTGATTGTGCTAAAGCTTATGGCATCAGTGAGATAATGGCACCTGCGCTAACATCACCAGCTGTCACGGCTTTCAGGCTCTTGCACGAGAGCTCTGAGGCTCAG AATGTTGTCGCTTCAATTGCCTGTGATCCGAATGTGTGGACTGCGGTACTACAGAATTCAGAGCTTCAAGAGTTTCTGCATTCGCAAAAGACAA ATTCAGTTACTGGTGCTGCTGATCATCTTGAGAAGTTATCCACAAAGAGCAGC GAGGACTCGTCCAGCGATGCGGAATCTGAGCCGGCCAACAGTTTTGTAGACCTTGTTCAGAAAATGAAGGTTACATTGGTTGGTATGATGAACAACTTGTCTGATTTCGTCCAAAATTTATTTGGAGGGAAAGTGGCCAAGGTATTTGCAAATGGTGATGGGACTCCAAGATTAGGTGCGGAAAATGTAATGCAAGCATCCTTCTTGGGACTGGCGGTCATGGCCATTGTGGTCATTTTGTTTAAGCGACGCTAA
- the LOC142540714 gene encoding G-type lectin S-receptor-like serine/threonine-protein kinase At4g27290 yields the protein MDATWKGFILLLILISLNFSISSGSTDIINSIRSVRDGETIVSSGGMFELGFFSPGNSKNRYVGIWYYGIQVKTIVWVANRESPLTNQVGVLKVAKPGVLVLVNDTGGTVWSSNRSKSAQTPVAQLLDSGNLVVKDADADDTEENYLWQSFDYPTDTYLPGMKFGWNFVTGIEVYLAAWKANDDPAPGEFTHHLELTGYPQIVLRRNTLEITRFGPWNGIYFSGFPDVRGNPVYSLDFVMDKNGVYYQEKLIDMLVVRRLTLNSSGVLQRLTWVNRTQKWEVYMNRPADNCDSYSLCGAYGICYIQNFPACNCLERFVPKDSEGWIKTDWSNGCIRKTNLSCQGDGFIKYSRIKLPDARNSWFNENMTLKECKVECLKNCSCMAYTQLNISNGSGCLLWFGDLVDIRSLSADGQDIYIRMASSEIESGVMKRRILIASLSSVMGMILLALSLILYIRKTNKDSMKGEEGGEHNESKHKESELPLFKLPIILKATNCFSIENKLGEGGFGPVYKGMLEGGQEIAVKCLSRTSTQGLDEFKNEVIFIAKLQHRNLVRLLGCCIQKDENMLIYEYMPNKSLDMILFDETIGDSLDWPKRFHIINGIARGLLYLHQDSRLRIIHRDLKASNILLDSEMNPKISDFGTARSFGGSETEAKTCRVVGTYGYMSPEYAVDGIFSVKSDVFSFGVLVLEIVSGKKNRGFSHKDHHLNLLGHAWTLYKEGRSHEVAEASLHQDLAQVIRSIHVGLLCVQQNPEDRPSMSSVVLMLGNEGVLPEAKQPGFYTERVPMVSQNSTTTQATSSPNKLTITILDPR from the exons ATGGATGCCACATGGAAAGGTTTCATCCTACTTCTGATACTCATCTCCCTGAATTTCTCCATATCTTCCGGTTCGACGGATATCATAAATTCGATTCGAAGTGTTAGAGATGGCGAGACCATTGTTTCATCCGGTGGAATGTTTGAACTGGGATTCTTTAGCCCTGGCAATTCCAAGAATCGTTACGTGGGTATATGGTACTATGGAATCCAGGTTAAAACGATAGTTTGGGTGGCAAACAGAGAAAGTCCACTCACAAATCAGGTAGGTGTCTTGAAGGTTGCCAAGCCAGGCGTTTTAGTCCTTGTCAATGACACTGGTGGCACTGTATGGTCATCCAACAGATCAAAATCTGCGCAGACGCCGGTTGCACAGTTGTTGGATTCAGGGAACCTTGTTGTGAAAGACGCTGATGCTGATGATACGGAAGAGAATTATCTCTGGCAGAGTTTCGATTATCCAACTGATACATATCTACCAGGTATGAAGTTTGGGTGGAATTTTGTCACTGGTATAGAGGTGTACCTTGCAGCGTGGAAGGCCAATGATGATCCAGCTCCAGGAGAGTTTACGCATCACTTGGAACTTACAGGATATCCGCAAATAGTCTTGCGAAGAAATACCTTGGAAATCACTAGATTTGGACCTTGGAATGGCATTTACTTTAGTGGATTTCCAGACGTAAGAGGGAACCCCGTGTATTCTTTGGATTTTGTGATGGATAAGAATGGGGTGTACTATCAAGAAAAGCTCATCGACATGCTAGTTGTTCGGAGGCTTACGTTGAATTCAAGTGGAGTTTTACAGAGGCTTACATGGGTAAATCGAACACAGAAGTGGGAAGTTTATATGAATAGACCAGCAGATAATTGTGATAGTTATAGCCTTTGTGGTGCGTATGGGATATGTTATATTCAAAATTTTCCAGCATGCAATTGTCTGGAAAGATTTGTGCCAAAAGATTCAGAGGGTTGGATTAAAACAGATTGGTCGAATGGATGCATTCGAAAGACAAACTTGAGTTGCCAAGGAGATGGATTTATAAAGTACTCGAGGATCAAACTACCAGATGCCCGAAATTCATGGTTCAACGAGAATATGACGCTTAAAGAATGTAAAGTGGAATGCTTAAAGAATTGCTCCTGTATGGCTTACACACAGTTAAATATAAGCAATGGGAGTGGATGTCTTCTGTGGTTTGGTGATTTGGTAGATATCAGATCTCTGAGTGCAGATGGACAAGATATCTACATCAGAATGGCATCATCTGAAATAG AGTCTGGAGTAATGAAGAGAAGAATACTTATCGCGAGTTTATCATCAGTGATGGGAATGATTCTTCTGGCTCTGAGCCTCATCCTGTATATTCGAAAGACGAATAAAGATTCAATGAAAGGTGAAGAAG GAGGAGAACACAACGAAAGTAAACACAAGGAGTCAGAGCTACCTTTATTCAAATTACCTATAATTCTCAAAGCTACTAATTGCTTTTCCATCGAAAACAAGCTTGGGGAAGGAGGTTTTGGACCTGTTTATAAG GGCATGCTCGAAGGGGGACAAGAAATTGCTGTGAAATGTTTATCGAGAACCTCTACTCAAGGGTTAGATGAATTCAAGAATGAAGTCATCTTTATTGCCAAACTTCAGCACCGAAATCTCGTGCGGCTTCTAGGATGCTGCATTCAAAAAGACGAAAATATGTTGATATATGAATACATGCCAAACAAAAGTCTGGACATGATTTTATTTG ATGAAACAATAGGTGATTCGCTAGATTGGCCAAAACGTTTCCATATCATCAATGGAATAGCCAGGGGACTTTTGTATCTTCATCAAGATTCCAGATTGAGGATTATTCACCGAGATCTCAAAGCCAGCAATATATTGCTGGATTCAGAAATGAACCCAAAAATTTCAGACTTCGGAACAGCTAGAAGTTTCGGAGGCAGTGAGACTGAAGCTAAGACATGCCGAGTTGTGGGGACGTA TGGCTACATGTCTCCAGAGTACGCAGTTGATGGGATCTTCTCGGTCAAATCAGACGTATTTAGCTTTGGGGTACTAGTCCTAGAAATAGTGAGTGGGAAGAAAAACAGAGGATTTTCACACAAAGATCATCATCTGAACCTTCTCGGACAT GCATGGACCCTTTACAAAGAAGGAAGATCACATGAAGTAGCGGAAGCCTCTCTACATCAAGACTTAGCTCAAGTCATAAGGTCGATCCATGTTGGTCTATTGTGCGTGCAGCAGAACCCTGAAGATAGACCAAGCATGTCCTCGGTAGTTTTGATGTTGGGTAACGAAGGCGTATTACCGGAAGCTAAACAGCCTGGTTTCTACACAGAAAGAGTGCCCATGGTTTCTCAAAATTCAACGACCACACAAGCAACAAGTTCACCAAATAAACTCACCATCACCATTTTAGATCCCAGATAG
- the LOC142540717 gene encoding uncharacterized protein LOC142540717 isoform X4, which yields MGGGAMRAAAKLTGVTVATGGIRGITAEHLPISSSKRGPFSVRATATTTSSGEEMKLVSSQSRNSCSESDDWVHTGGEEEVMMWAGEPMPRVVFGGAPTLQEAKEATSELAVTLEKAYLSSRDTANAKHDLGSSLSNSQVDCAKAYGISEIMAPALTSPAVTAFRLLHESSEAQNVVASIACDPNVWTAVLQNSELQEFLHSQKTNSVTGAADHLEKLSTKSSEDSSSDAESEPANSFVDLVQKMKVTLVGMMNNLSDFVQNLFGGKVAKVFANGDGTPRLGAENVMQASFLGLAVMAIVVILFKRR from the exons ATGGGTGGCGGAGCGATGAGGGCTGCGGCGAAACTGACCGGGGTCACGGTGGCGACTGGTGGTATCCGAGGCATAACGGCGGAGCACCTTCCGATCTCATCATCCAAGCGCGGGCCCTTTTCTGTTCGGGCTACCGCGACCACGACATCGTCGGGGGAGGAAATGAAACTGGTGTCTTCGCAGTCTCGGAACTCGTGCTCGGAGAGTGATGATTGGGTGCACACCGGTGGAGAGGAGGAGGTGATGATGTGGGCCGGTGAGCCGATGCCGAGAGTTGTGTTCGGCGGTGCGCCGACGCTTCAGGAAGCCAAAGAGGCCACATCTGAACTCGCTGTCACTCTTGAAAA GGCATATCTGTCATCTCGAGATACAGCTAATGCTAAACACGACTTGGGCTCATCTCTTTCAAACTCACAAGTTGATTGTGCTAAAGCTTATGGCATCAGTGAGATAATGGCACCTGCGCTAACATCACCAGCTGTCACGGCTTTCAGGCTCTTGCACGAGAGCTCTGAGGCTCAG AATGTTGTCGCTTCAATTGCCTGTGATCCGAATGTGTGGACTGCGGTACTACAGAATTCAGAGCTTCAAGAGTTTCTGCATTCGCAAAAGACAA ATTCAGTTACTGGTGCTGCTGATCATCTTGAGAAGTTATCCACAAAGAGCAGCGAGGACTCA TCCAGCGATGCGGAATCTGAGCCGGCCAACAGTTTTGTAGACCTTGTTCAGAAAATGAAGGTTACATTGGTTGGTATGATGAACAACTTGTCTGATTTCGTCCAAAATTTATTTGGAGGGAAAGTGGCCAAGGTATTTGCAAATGGTGATGGGACTCCAAGATTAGGTGCGGAAAATGTAATGCAAGCATCCTTCTTGGGACTGGCGGTCATGGCCATTGTGGTCATTTTGTTTAAGCGACGCTAA
- the LOC142540717 gene encoding uncharacterized protein LOC142540717 isoform X1, whose translation MGGGAMRAAAKLTGVTVATGGIRGITAEHLPISSSKRGPFSVRATATTTSSGEEMKLVSSQSRNSCSESDDWVHTGGEEEVMMWAGEPMPRVVFGGAPTLQEAKEATSELAVTLEKAYLSSRDTANAKHDLGSSLSNSQVDCAKAYGISEIMAPALTSPAVTAFRLLHESSEAQNVVASIACDPNVWTAVLQNSELQEFLHSQKTSLGLSDSVTGAADHLEKLSTKSSEDSSSDAESEPANSFVDLVQKMKVTLVGMMNNLSDFVQNLFGGKVAKVFANGDGTPRLGAENVMQASFLGLAVMAIVVILFKRR comes from the exons ATGGGTGGCGGAGCGATGAGGGCTGCGGCGAAACTGACCGGGGTCACGGTGGCGACTGGTGGTATCCGAGGCATAACGGCGGAGCACCTTCCGATCTCATCATCCAAGCGCGGGCCCTTTTCTGTTCGGGCTACCGCGACCACGACATCGTCGGGGGAGGAAATGAAACTGGTGTCTTCGCAGTCTCGGAACTCGTGCTCGGAGAGTGATGATTGGGTGCACACCGGTGGAGAGGAGGAGGTGATGATGTGGGCCGGTGAGCCGATGCCGAGAGTTGTGTTCGGCGGTGCGCCGACGCTTCAGGAAGCCAAAGAGGCCACATCTGAACTCGCTGTCACTCTTGAAAA GGCATATCTGTCATCTCGAGATACAGCTAATGCTAAACACGACTTGGGCTCATCTCTTTCAAACTCACAAGTTGATTGTGCTAAAGCTTATGGCATCAGTGAGATAATGGCACCTGCGCTAACATCACCAGCTGTCACGGCTTTCAGGCTCTTGCACGAGAGCTCTGAGGCTCAG AATGTTGTCGCTTCAATTGCCTGTGATCCGAATGTGTGGACTGCGGTACTACAGAATTCAGAGCTTCAAGAGTTTCTGCATTCGCAAAAGACAA GTTTGGGCTTATCAGATTCAGTTACTGGTGCTGCTGATCATCTTGAGAAGTTATCCACAAAGAGCAGC GAGGACTCGTCCAGCGATGCGGAATCTGAGCCGGCCAACAGTTTTGTAGACCTTGTTCAGAAAATGAAGGTTACATTGGTTGGTATGATGAACAACTTGTCTGATTTCGTCCAAAATTTATTTGGAGGGAAAGTGGCCAAGGTATTTGCAAATGGTGATGGGACTCCAAGATTAGGTGCGGAAAATGTAATGCAAGCATCCTTCTTGGGACTGGCGGTCATGGCCATTGTGGTCATTTTGTTTAAGCGACGCTAA
- the LOC142540717 gene encoding uncharacterized protein LOC142540717 isoform X2 produces the protein MGGGAMRAAAKLTGVTVATGGIRGITAEHLPISSSKRGPFSVRATATTTSSGEEMKLVSSQSRNSCSESDDWVHTGGEEEVMMWAGEPMPRVVFGGAPTLQEAKEATSELAVTLEKAYLSSRDTANAKHDLGSSLSNSQVDCAKAYGISEIMAPALTSPAVTAFRLLHESSEAQNVVASIACDPNVWTAVLQNSELQEFLHSQKTSLGLSDSVTGAADHLEKLSTKSSEDSSSDAESEPANSFVDLVQKMKVTLVGMMNNLSDFVQNLFGGKVAKVFANGDGTPRLGAENVMQASFLGLAVMAIVVILFKRR, from the exons ATGGGTGGCGGAGCGATGAGGGCTGCGGCGAAACTGACCGGGGTCACGGTGGCGACTGGTGGTATCCGAGGCATAACGGCGGAGCACCTTCCGATCTCATCATCCAAGCGCGGGCCCTTTTCTGTTCGGGCTACCGCGACCACGACATCGTCGGGGGAGGAAATGAAACTGGTGTCTTCGCAGTCTCGGAACTCGTGCTCGGAGAGTGATGATTGGGTGCACACCGGTGGAGAGGAGGAGGTGATGATGTGGGCCGGTGAGCCGATGCCGAGAGTTGTGTTCGGCGGTGCGCCGACGCTTCAGGAAGCCAAAGAGGCCACATCTGAACTCGCTGTCACTCTTGAAAA GGCATATCTGTCATCTCGAGATACAGCTAATGCTAAACACGACTTGGGCTCATCTCTTTCAAACTCACAAGTTGATTGTGCTAAAGCTTATGGCATCAGTGAGATAATGGCACCTGCGCTAACATCACCAGCTGTCACGGCTTTCAGGCTCTTGCACGAGAGCTCTGAGGCTCAG AATGTTGTCGCTTCAATTGCCTGTGATCCGAATGTGTGGACTGCGGTACTACAGAATTCAGAGCTTCAAGAGTTTCTGCATTCGCAAAAGACAA GTTTGGGCTTATCAGATTCAGTTACTGGTGCTGCTGATCATCTTGAGAAGTTATCCACAAAGAGCAGCGAGGACTCA TCCAGCGATGCGGAATCTGAGCCGGCCAACAGTTTTGTAGACCTTGTTCAGAAAATGAAGGTTACATTGGTTGGTATGATGAACAACTTGTCTGATTTCGTCCAAAATTTATTTGGAGGGAAAGTGGCCAAGGTATTTGCAAATGGTGATGGGACTCCAAGATTAGGTGCGGAAAATGTAATGCAAGCATCCTTCTTGGGACTGGCGGTCATGGCCATTGTGGTCATTTTGTTTAAGCGACGCTAA